A stretch of Sinorhizobium meliloti DNA encodes these proteins:
- a CDS encoding LTA synthase family protein, giving the protein MARIDSAVSSSQVYADGESSSARYTRTLSGARSALFTLLIAIALVFTVEVIVRWSWPDTVAYFADPMRPAWTTVAVFFLAMLGVDALFGREHKAALLIAPLAVVPAFISQQKQVFLSDPLYPTDFLFGRQIMELMPVLVKDRPWTAVGVVAGLIAAIVVGALLLRFAWQNFPKLTRRERLMRIAFALPLLVAFWNIMDYNQFSWIRDRLRVIPIMWDQTENYRHNGFALAFAINLPMANVNAPAGYMADAIDRIPVKPLPAGTTHRGKPDVIVLMSESFWDPTRLPKVKLTPDPMPTIRELQGGNVFSPEFGGMTANVEFEALTGFSNAFLPYGSIPYQQYIRNPIPSLATFFRGEGYVSRAIHPFQGWFWNRTAVYKAFGFDMFRSEENMPAMQKRGIFASDESLTKEIIRQADEVEDPFFFFAVTLQGHGPYEANRYAKNTIKVEGDLPEADRQVLATYAQGVKEADDSLKMLMDWAKERDRETIIVLFGDHLPPLNTVYSSTGYMKGITAERKGPKDQMKAEHETPLVVWSNKTGPKKNIGTISPAFLSYQILKQAGYEHPYYTGFLGKVYDHYRVLDRYMLIRKNGKDVADWLRQPKVPASLRDYRFLQHDMMFGKRYSTERFFKSHAELYSAGL; this is encoded by the coding sequence TTGGCCCGTATCGATTCCGCCGTGAGCAGCTCTCAAGTCTACGCCGACGGGGAAAGCTCTTCCGCAAGATACACGAGAACCCTGTCGGGCGCCCGCAGTGCGCTCTTCACGCTTCTCATTGCGATAGCGCTCGTCTTCACCGTCGAAGTGATCGTGCGCTGGTCCTGGCCCGACACCGTCGCCTATTTCGCCGATCCCATGCGCCCGGCCTGGACCACGGTCGCCGTGTTCTTCCTCGCCATGCTTGGCGTCGATGCCCTGTTCGGTCGCGAACACAAGGCCGCGCTGCTCATCGCGCCGCTCGCCGTCGTGCCGGCATTCATCAGTCAGCAGAAGCAGGTCTTCCTGTCCGATCCGCTCTATCCGACCGATTTTCTTTTCGGCCGGCAGATCATGGAACTGATGCCGGTACTCGTGAAGGACAGGCCGTGGACCGCGGTCGGCGTCGTCGCCGGGTTGATCGCGGCCATCGTCGTTGGCGCTCTCCTGCTGCGGTTCGCCTGGCAGAACTTTCCCAAGCTGACACGTCGGGAGCGGCTGATGCGGATCGCATTCGCCCTGCCGCTGTTGGTCGCATTCTGGAACATCATGGACTACAACCAGTTCTCGTGGATCCGTGACCGGCTTCGGGTCATCCCGATCATGTGGGATCAGACCGAGAACTACCGCCATAACGGCTTCGCGCTTGCCTTTGCCATCAACCTCCCGATGGCCAATGTAAACGCGCCCGCCGGCTATATGGCGGACGCGATCGACCGGATTCCGGTAAAGCCGCTTCCCGCCGGCACGACCCATCGCGGCAAACCGGACGTGATCGTGCTGATGAGCGAATCCTTTTGGGATCCGACCCGTCTTCCCAAGGTGAAGCTGACGCCCGATCCCATGCCGACCATCCGTGAACTGCAGGGCGGCAACGTCTTTTCTCCGGAGTTCGGCGGCATGACCGCCAATGTCGAATTCGAAGCGCTGACCGGTTTTTCCAACGCGTTCCTGCCCTATGGCAGCATCCCCTACCAGCAATATATCCGCAATCCGATTCCCTCGCTCGCCACGTTCTTCCGCGGCGAGGGTTATGTTTCGCGCGCCATTCACCCTTTCCAGGGGTGGTTCTGGAACCGCACAGCCGTCTACAAGGCCTTCGGTTTCGACATGTTCCGGTCGGAAGAGAACATGCCGGCCATGCAGAAGCGCGGCATCTTCGCGTCGGACGAGTCCCTGACGAAGGAAATCATCCGCCAGGCGGACGAAGTGGAGGACCCCTTCTTCTTTTTCGCGGTGACCCTGCAGGGCCATGGTCCGTATGAGGCCAACCGCTATGCGAAGAACACGATCAAGGTCGAGGGCGACCTTCCCGAAGCCGATCGCCAGGTGCTCGCCACCTATGCGCAAGGCGTGAAGGAGGCTGACGACAGCCTCAAGATGCTGATGGACTGGGCGAAAGAACGCGACCGGGAGACGATCATCGTTCTCTTCGGCGACCACCTGCCGCCGCTGAATACGGTCTATTCCAGCACCGGTTACATGAAGGGCATTACGGCGGAGCGCAAGGGACCGAAGGATCAGATGAAGGCTGAGCATGAAACGCCGCTCGTCGTCTGGTCGAACAAGACGGGTCCGAAGAAGAACATCGGCACGATCAGCCCGGCCTTCCTTTCCTACCAGATCCTGAAACAGGCCGGCTACGAGCATCCCTACTACACGGGGTTCCTCGGCAAGGTCTACGACCACTACCGCGTGCTCGACCGTTACATGCTGATCCGCAAGAACGGCAAGGACGTCGCCGACTGGCTGCGCCAGCCGAAGGTCCCCGCATCGCTGCGTGACTACCGCTTCCTGCAGCACGACATGATGTTCGGCAAGCGCTACAGCACCGAGCGCTTCTTCAAGTCCCATGCCGAGCTTTACAGCGCCGGTTTGTGA
- a CDS encoding NAD+ synthase, which yields MTAQKAAPSTLRIAVAQLNPTVGDIAGNVAKAREARTAAAREGADLLLLTELFISGYPPEDLVLKPAFLKACEQAVEKLAAETADGGPGVVIGFPRQAAGLRHNSVAVLDGGRVIAIRDKVDLPNYGEFDEKRVFDAGEMPGPVNFRGVRIGIPVCEDIWGDLGVCETLAESGAEILLSPNGSPYYRGKVDVRHQVVLRQVIETGLPMIYANQLGGQDELVFDGASFAFNADKSLAFQMSQFEEAVAVSEWKRGAGGWISANGLKSRIPEGEEADYRACMLGFRDYVNKNGFRNVVLGLSGGIDSAICTALAVDALGEERVRTVMLPYRYTSRESLRDAEACAKALGCRYDIVAIEEPVEGFLSALADTFEGTEAGITEENLQSRTRGTILMAISNKFGSMVVTTGNKSEMSVGYATLYGDMNGGFNPIKDLYKMQVYALARWRNGTVPPGALGPSGEVIPQNIIDKAPSAELRPDQTDQDSLPPYPVLDDILECLVEKEMSTEEIVARGHEEATVHRIEHLLYIAEYKRRQSAPGVKITRKNFGRDRRYPITNRFRDRG from the coding sequence ATGACTGCACAGAAAGCCGCTCCCTCAACGCTACGGATCGCCGTGGCACAGCTCAATCCGACGGTCGGAGACATTGCCGGCAACGTTGCAAAGGCACGCGAGGCACGGACGGCGGCGGCGCGCGAAGGCGCCGATCTGCTGCTTCTGACCGAACTCTTCATCTCCGGCTATCCGCCGGAGGACCTCGTCTTGAAGCCCGCTTTCCTGAAGGCCTGCGAACAGGCGGTGGAGAAGCTTGCGGCGGAGACGGCAGATGGCGGGCCGGGCGTCGTCATCGGCTTTCCGCGGCAGGCCGCCGGCCTCCGGCACAATTCCGTTGCGGTTCTCGACGGTGGCAGGGTCATCGCCATCCGCGACAAGGTCGACTTGCCGAACTACGGCGAATTTGACGAAAAGCGCGTCTTCGATGCGGGTGAGATGCCGGGCCCGGTGAATTTTCGCGGCGTGCGGATCGGCATACCGGTATGCGAGGACATATGGGGCGATCTCGGCGTCTGCGAGACCCTCGCGGAGAGTGGCGCCGAAATCCTCCTGTCGCCGAACGGCTCGCCCTACTACCGCGGCAAGGTCGACGTGCGCCATCAGGTGGTGCTGCGGCAGGTGATCGAGACCGGCCTCCCGATGATCTACGCCAACCAGCTCGGCGGCCAGGACGAGCTGGTTTTCGACGGCGCGAGTTTCGCCTTCAACGCGGACAAGTCGCTGGCATTCCAGATGAGCCAGTTCGAAGAGGCGGTCGCCGTCTCCGAATGGAAAAGGGGCGCGGGCGGCTGGATCTCGGCCAACGGGCTCAAGTCGCGCATACCGGAAGGCGAAGAGGCGGATTACCGCGCCTGCATGCTGGGCTTTCGTGATTACGTCAACAAGAACGGTTTCAGGAACGTCGTTCTTGGCCTGTCCGGCGGCATCGATTCGGCGATCTGCACGGCGCTTGCGGTGGATGCGTTGGGCGAGGAGCGGGTTCGCACGGTCATGCTGCCCTACCGCTACACCTCGCGCGAATCGTTGCGGGATGCCGAGGCATGCGCCAAGGCGCTCGGCTGCCGCTACGACATCGTAGCGATCGAAGAACCGGTCGAGGGCTTCCTCAGCGCGCTCGCCGACACGTTCGAGGGAACCGAAGCGGGCATTACCGAGGAAAACCTGCAGAGCCGCACGCGCGGGACGATCCTGATGGCGATCTCCAACAAGTTCGGCTCCATGGTGGTGACGACGGGCAACAAATCCGAAATGTCGGTCGGTTACGCCACGCTTTACGGCGACATGAACGGCGGTTTCAATCCGATCAAGGATCTCTACAAGATGCAGGTTTACGCGCTGGCACGCTGGCGAAACGGCACCGTTCCGCCGGGAGCGCTAGGCCCGTCAGGCGAAGTCATTCCGCAGAACATCATCGACAAGGCGCCGTCGGCCGAACTCCGCCCCGACCAGACGGATCAGGATTCGCTGCCGCCCTATCCCGTGCTCGACGACATTCTCGAATGCCTGGTCGAGAAGGAGATGAGCACGGAGGAGATCGTCGCCCGCGGACATGAGGAGGCAACCGTTCACCGGATCGAACACTTGCTCTACATCGCTGAATACAAGCGCCGCCAGTCGGCGCCGGGCGTGAAGATCACCAGGAAGAATTTCGGCCGCGACCGGCGTTATCCCATCACCAACCGCTTCCGCGACAGGGGGTAA
- a CDS encoding TolB family protein, which yields MRSSVEIFDIATGETRVVWQTERLVEAPNWSPDGKFLIINGDGRLYRLGFDGSDPTEIDTGFARHCNNDHGISPDGSTLVISDKTEFGSSAIYLLPAEGGTPRLVTRNLPSYWHGWSPDGRMLAYCGIRDQVFDIYTIPVDGGEERRLTQGQGRNDGPDWSADGEWIYFNSSRTGRMQIWRVRPDGKDVQRITDSPYGDWFPHPSPDGRHLLVLSYDGDVFDHPRDLDVRLRLMDPDGGNARVLLELFGGQGTVNVPNWSPSGTAFAFVRYEPEE from the coding sequence ATGCGCAGTTCGGTGGAGATCTTCGACATTGCGACCGGCGAGACGCGCGTCGTCTGGCAGACGGAGCGGCTGGTCGAGGCACCGAACTGGTCACCCGACGGAAAATTCCTCATCATCAACGGCGACGGCAGGCTTTACCGGCTTGGCTTCGACGGTTCCGATCCCACGGAGATCGACACCGGCTTTGCCCGGCACTGCAACAACGATCACGGAATCTCGCCCGACGGCAGCACGCTCGTGATCAGCGACAAGACGGAATTCGGCAGTTCGGCAATCTATCTCCTGCCGGCAGAGGGCGGCACGCCGCGGCTCGTCACACGCAACCTGCCGTCCTACTGGCACGGCTGGTCGCCCGACGGGCGCATGCTTGCCTATTGCGGGATCCGCGATCAGGTCTTCGACATCTACACGATACCGGTCGATGGCGGGGAGGAACGCCGCCTGACGCAGGGGCAGGGCCGCAATGACGGGCCGGACTGGTCTGCGGACGGGGAGTGGATCTATTTCAATTCGAGCCGTACCGGCCGCATGCAGATCTGGCGGGTTAGGCCGGACGGCAAGGATGTCCAGCGCATCACCGACAGTCCTTATGGCGACTGGTTTCCGCATCCTTCTCCGGACGGCAGACACCTGCTCGTGCTCTCCTATGACGGCGATGTCTTCGACCACCCGCGCGATCTCGACGTGCGTCTCCGCCTGATGGATCCGGACGGCGGCAATGCGCGCGTACTGCTCGAACTCTTCGGCGGGCAGGGGACGGTGAACGTCCCGAACTGGTCGCCCTCGGGCACCGCCTTTGCCTTCGTACGCTACGAACCGGAGGAATAG
- a CDS encoding LacI family DNA-binding transcriptional regulator, translating to MAHPFLVKDIAFQAGLSTATVDRVLNGRRGVRQQTVMRVNAAIRELERQQAGLEVQGRKYAVDVVMEAPERFTEAVRKAFESEAATFMPTVFRSRFHFAETMRPQDISQLLDRIRLRGTDGVVLKAPDVPEIAAAVARLENAGVAVVTLVTDLPHSSRTAYAGADNRAAGETAAYLIGERFADRPATVLVTISSSRFRGEEEREIGFRRVLREKYPHIGVVEISEGHGRNEETGALALKAIASHPEINAAYSIGGGNRAVLDAFGQLQRGCVLFVAHDLDEDNLDLLRQGLVQFVLHHDLKTDVRMAFHAVLERRGALRASEKRHLSAVEVITPYNLPRI from the coding sequence GTGGCACATCCGTTTCTTGTCAAGGACATCGCCTTCCAGGCGGGACTCAGTACGGCGACCGTCGATCGCGTCCTCAACGGCCGGCGGGGCGTGCGTCAGCAAACGGTAATGCGCGTCAATGCAGCCATTCGTGAACTCGAGAGACAGCAGGCGGGCCTTGAGGTACAGGGACGCAAATATGCCGTCGACGTGGTGATGGAGGCGCCGGAACGCTTCACCGAAGCGGTGCGCAAGGCATTCGAAAGCGAAGCCGCGACCTTCATGCCTACGGTTTTCCGGTCCCGCTTCCATTTCGCCGAGACCATGCGGCCGCAGGACATCAGCCAGTTGCTCGACCGTATTCGGCTTCGAGGAACCGACGGAGTAGTCCTCAAGGCGCCCGACGTGCCGGAGATTGCCGCCGCCGTGGCGCGGCTCGAAAATGCCGGAGTTGCGGTCGTCACGCTCGTTACCGATCTGCCGCATTCATCGCGAACGGCCTATGCCGGGGCTGACAACCGCGCCGCCGGTGAAACCGCAGCCTACCTGATCGGCGAGCGCTTCGCGGACCGGCCTGCGACTGTGCTGGTCACCATATCGAGCAGTCGCTTTCGCGGCGAAGAGGAACGCGAGATCGGTTTTCGCCGCGTGCTGCGGGAAAAATATCCGCATATCGGCGTGGTCGAGATCAGCGAGGGCCATGGCAGGAACGAGGAGACAGGCGCTCTTGCCCTTAAGGCAATCGCCAGCCATCCGGAGATCAATGCTGCCTATTCGATCGGCGGAGGCAATCGCGCTGTGCTCGACGCCTTCGGACAGTTGCAGCGCGGCTGCGTTCTCTTCGTCGCTCACGACCTCGATGAGGACAATCTGGATCTCCTGCGTCAGGGCTTGGTCCAGTTCGTTCTTCACCACGACCTGAAAACGGACGTCCGCATGGCTTTCCACGCGGTCCTGGAGCGCCGGGGCGCACTGCGCGCCTCCGAAAAGCGGCATCTTTCCGCGGTCGAAGTAATCACCCCTTACAACCTGCCGCGTATCTGA
- a CDS encoding phytanoyl-CoA dioxygenase family protein: MKTDNPARARLERVWLNEAACDIEEFRAAVEHRVSLADYPHAADCQKNILIYDSARLAGDCATQDGRRSVLAEICEALATGPGVAVFKRAFTDTRVIDEASGIFNEIIEEQHRTNSGGGDHFAKPGANDRIWNSLEKHCLKNPENFAAYYGNAIIALVSEAWLGPNYQMTAQVNRVNPGGASQSPHRDYHLGFQTSAVIEQYPAHVHRLSPVLTLQGAVAHCDMPVESGPTLFLPYSQTYLPGYLALKRPEFRTYFEENHVQLPLEKGDVVFFNPALFHAAGSNRSAGIKRVANLLQVSSAFGRAMETVDREHMCVVLFPALKVLAAGGKLTQDEIANAVAACAEGYSFPTNLDRDPPVGGLAPRTQAQLMHEALAGEWSVEAFAEALADQAAKKLS; encoded by the coding sequence ATGAAGACGGACAATCCCGCGCGGGCGCGTCTGGAACGCGTGTGGCTCAATGAGGCGGCCTGCGATATCGAGGAATTTCGTGCGGCGGTCGAGCACCGAGTCAGCCTGGCGGACTATCCGCACGCGGCGGACTGCCAGAAGAACATCCTGATCTATGACAGCGCCCGTCTTGCCGGCGATTGCGCCACGCAGGACGGCAGGCGGTCGGTGCTTGCGGAGATCTGCGAGGCGCTTGCGACGGGGCCGGGCGTGGCGGTCTTCAAGCGCGCCTTCACCGATACGCGGGTGATCGACGAAGCAAGCGGCATCTTCAACGAGATCATCGAGGAACAGCACCGCACCAACAGCGGCGGCGGCGATCATTTCGCCAAGCCCGGCGCCAACGACAGAATCTGGAATTCACTCGAAAAGCACTGCCTGAAGAACCCCGAGAATTTCGCGGCCTATTACGGCAACGCCATCATCGCGCTCGTCAGCGAAGCCTGGCTCGGTCCGAACTACCAGATGACGGCGCAGGTCAACCGCGTCAATCCCGGCGGCGCGTCTCAATCGCCGCATCGCGACTATCATCTCGGCTTTCAGACCTCGGCCGTTATAGAGCAGTATCCGGCGCATGTGCACAGGCTCTCGCCGGTCCTGACGCTCCAGGGCGCGGTCGCCCATTGCGACATGCCGGTCGAAAGCGGGCCAACCCTGTTCCTGCCCTATAGCCAGACGTATCTGCCCGGATATCTCGCTTTGAAACGGCCGGAGTTCCGCACCTATTTCGAAGAGAACCACGTGCAATTGCCGCTGGAGAAGGGCGACGTCGTGTTCTTCAACCCGGCGCTTTTCCACGCCGCGGGCAGCAACCGGTCTGCCGGGATCAAGCGTGTGGCCAATCTTCTGCAGGTATCCTCCGCTTTCGGCCGGGCGATGGAAACGGTGGATCGCGAACACATGTGCGTCGTGCTCTTTCCGGCTCTGAAAGTCCTTGCGGCCGGAGGCAAGCTCACGCAGGACGAAATTGCCAATGCGGTTGCCGCGTGCGCCGAGGGGTATTCGTTCCCGACCAATCTCGATCGTGATCCGCCGGTTGGCGGTCTGGCGCCCAGGACGCAGGCACAGCTGATGCACGAAGCGCTCGCCGGCGAATGGAGTGTTGAGGCGTTTGCCGAAGCGCTGGCCGATCAGGCGGCGAAAAAGCTAAGCTAG
- a CDS encoding SDR family oxidoreductase: MSTDHALLDGKIAIVTGGTQGLGATIAALFAERGAAGVVICGRNAAKGEAKAAEIAAATGSKVVYVPADLERVEDARAVAAACDRAFGRVDALVNAAAITDRGTILDTSPELFDRMFAVNVRAPFFLMQEVIKVMRREKTEGTIVNIGSMSAKAGQPFIAAYCASKGALETLTKNTAYAVLRNRIRVNGLNIGWMASEGEDRIQREYHDAPANWLEKAAASQPFGRLVDPAEVARACAYLSSAESGLMTGSVICFDQSIWGAYDASPHPEAPL; this comes from the coding sequence ATGAGCACGGACCACGCCCTACTGGACGGGAAGATCGCCATTGTGACCGGGGGCACGCAGGGGCTCGGTGCCACGATTGCCGCACTCTTCGCGGAGCGCGGCGCCGCCGGCGTCGTCATTTGCGGGCGCAACGCGGCGAAGGGCGAGGCGAAAGCTGCCGAGATCGCCGCGGCGACGGGTTCGAAGGTCGTCTATGTACCAGCGGATCTCGAGCGGGTGGAGGATGCCCGTGCCGTCGCGGCGGCTTGCGACCGCGCCTTCGGCCGCGTCGATGCGCTGGTCAACGCCGCAGCGATCACCGACAGGGGTACGATCCTCGACACCAGCCCGGAACTCTTCGACCGGATGTTCGCGGTCAATGTGCGGGCGCCATTCTTCCTGATGCAGGAGGTGATAAAGGTGATGCGGCGCGAGAAGACAGAGGGCACGATCGTCAATATCGGCTCCATGTCGGCGAAGGCGGGTCAGCCCTTCATCGCAGCCTATTGTGCGTCGAAGGGGGCACTGGAGACGCTGACCAAGAACACCGCCTATGCCGTCCTTCGCAACCGGATACGGGTCAACGGCCTCAACATCGGCTGGATGGCCTCGGAAGGCGAAGACCGGATCCAGCGCGAATATCACGATGCGCCGGCGAACTGGCTCGAAAAGGCGGCAGCGAGCCAGCCCTTCGGCAGGCTCGTCGACCCGGCCGAGGTCGCGCGTGCCTGCGCCTATCTCTCATCGGCAGAATCCGGCCTCATGACGGGTTCCGTCATCTGCTTCGATCAGTCGATCTGGGGTGCCTATGACGCCTCGCCTCATCCGGAGGCGCCGCTCTGA
- the bluB gene encoding 5,6-dimethylbenzimidazole synthase — translation MLPDPNGCLTAAGAFSSDERAAVYRAIETRRDVRDEFLPEPLSEELIARLLGAAHQAPSVGFMQPWNFVLVRQDETREKVWQAFQRANDEAAEMFSGERQAKYRSLKLEGIRKAPLSICVTCDRTRGGAVVLGRTHNPQMDLYSTVCAVQNLWLAARAEGVGVGWVSIFHESEIKAILGIPDHVEIVAWLCLGFVDRLYQEPELAAKGWRQRLPLEDLVFEEGWGVR, via the coding sequence ATGCTGCCTGACCCGAACGGCTGCCTTACGGCTGCCGGAGCTTTTTCGTCGGACGAGCGCGCCGCCGTCTATCGTGCCATTGAGACGCGTCGCGACGTGCGCGACGAGTTCCTGCCCGAACCATTGTCCGAGGAACTGATCGCCCGCCTGCTCGGTGCGGCGCACCAGGCGCCGTCCGTCGGCTTCATGCAACCCTGGAACTTCGTGCTCGTGCGCCAGGACGAGACGCGGGAGAAAGTCTGGCAGGCTTTCCAGCGCGCCAATGACGAGGCCGCAGAGATGTTTTCCGGCGAAAGGCAAGCGAAGTACCGGTCGCTGAAGCTCGAAGGCATTCGCAAGGCGCCGCTCAGCATTTGCGTGACCTGCGACCGGACGCGCGGCGGAGCGGTCGTCCTGGGCCGCACCCATAATCCGCAGATGGATCTGTACTCGACCGTTTGCGCCGTCCAGAACCTCTGGCTCGCCGCGCGGGCGGAGGGCGTGGGCGTCGGCTGGGTCAGCATTTTCCACGAGAGCGAGATCAAGGCTATCCTCGGAATCCCGGATCATGTCGAAATCGTCGCCTGGCTGTGCCTCGGTTTCGTCGACAGGCTGTATCAAGAGCCGGAACTCGCCGCGAAGGGCTGGCGACAGCGCTTGCCGCTCGAAGATCTCGTTTTCGAGGAAGGCTGGGGCGTCCGTTAG
- a CDS encoding DUF2865 domain-containing protein, which yields MSASPKVASKIRRIAAVLVPLALAAAGPAAASGVCERLSARLAGLPTGFTTNASLRDFTGAVSRQNIELRRAKNDRRRMECSSDSVVVIGGDDEAACAELDDTIARMEANLRQLKAQRRHLIGGGDDDVRRRILAAMELNGCSGAPREGWDAGSAEGQFASAADGTEVHRNILRDLPPDSGAYPLLLDAPRAELPLTDDDFAGSLRTMCVRTCDGAFFPISSHATPADFGRDADLCRARCPGAETELYYHVLATEEADQMVSATTGRPYTDLPTAFAYRARSVGSPGICGCGIPDPATDANGQKAVSAGKLTVVSPSVITIGSEKKAPAKPIAERPYDPAKNKVRVVGPTFLPQEESAIDLKHPLGPRYQPLQEN from the coding sequence GTGTCCGCGTCCCCGAAAGTGGCATCCAAGATCCGGCGCATCGCGGCGGTTCTCGTACCGCTGGCGCTGGCCGCAGCCGGCCCGGCCGCAGCGTCCGGCGTTTGCGAACGGCTGAGCGCACGCCTCGCCGGCCTTCCCACAGGTTTCACGACGAATGCCAGCCTGCGCGACTTCACAGGTGCGGTCTCCCGCCAGAACATCGAGTTGCGCCGCGCCAAGAACGATCGCCGCCGAATGGAATGCAGCAGCGACAGCGTCGTCGTCATCGGCGGCGATGACGAGGCCGCTTGCGCCGAACTCGACGACACGATCGCGCGCATGGAGGCGAATCTGCGGCAACTCAAGGCGCAGCGTAGGCATCTGATCGGCGGTGGTGACGACGACGTTCGTCGGCGCATCCTCGCTGCCATGGAACTCAACGGCTGCTCGGGAGCGCCCCGAGAGGGCTGGGATGCCGGAAGCGCCGAAGGCCAGTTTGCGAGCGCCGCCGACGGCACGGAGGTTCACCGGAACATCCTGCGCGACCTGCCGCCGGACAGCGGTGCCTATCCGCTTCTGCTCGACGCCCCCCGGGCAGAGCTACCGCTCACGGATGACGATTTCGCCGGCAGCCTCAGAACCATGTGCGTAAGGACATGCGATGGCGCCTTCTTTCCCATCTCCTCGCATGCCACGCCGGCAGACTTCGGTCGTGACGCCGATCTCTGCCGCGCGCGATGCCCGGGTGCGGAGACGGAGCTCTACTATCATGTGCTCGCGACGGAAGAAGCCGACCAGATGGTTTCGGCGACGACCGGCCGGCCCTACACCGATCTCCCAACGGCCTTCGCCTACCGGGCGCGCAGTGTCGGCTCACCCGGCATCTGTGGCTGCGGAATCCCGGACCCCGCAACGGATGCCAACGGGCAAAAGGCAGTCTCCGCCGGCAAGCTCACCGTCGTCAGCCCGTCGGTCATAACCATTGGCAGCGAGAAGAAGGCGCCGGCCAAGCCGATAGCAGAACGGCCCTACGACCCGGCCAAAAACAAGGTCCGCGTCGTCGGTCCGACCTTCCTTCCGCAGGAAGAAAGCGCGATCGACCTCAAGCATCCGCTTGGGCCCCGTTACCAGCCGCTGCAGGAAAACTGA
- a CDS encoding acyl-homoserine-lactone synthase, producing MIRIVNGNGRSQHPQAIDEMFRLRKRVFHDFLKWDVKTEGDWEIDHYDKANPLYVMSYSPDTGKIRGSLRLLPTLGPNMLDDTFPILLGDNPEIRSASVWESSRFCIDPEISQDRASNQVTIAAAELMCGVGEMSLASGISHIVTVTDVFLERMFRRMGCPGERIADPHRIGSVHAVAIAWEVSRNLLETMKAVASIEGTVLDRPMSLETARAA from the coding sequence ATGATCAGGATAGTGAACGGAAACGGTCGCAGCCAGCACCCCCAGGCCATCGACGAGATGTTCCGGCTGCGTAAGCGCGTGTTCCACGACTTCTTGAAATGGGACGTCAAGACCGAAGGGGACTGGGAAATCGACCACTACGACAAGGCCAATCCGCTCTATGTCATGTCGTACTCGCCGGACACCGGCAAGATTCGTGGCTCCCTCAGGCTCCTTCCGACGCTCGGTCCGAATATGCTGGACGATACGTTCCCGATCCTGCTCGGGGACAATCCGGAAATCCGTAGTGCGTCGGTGTGGGAATCGAGCCGCTTCTGCATCGATCCCGAAATCTCCCAGGATCGCGCATCGAACCAGGTCACCATCGCCGCGGCCGAACTGATGTGCGGTGTGGGCGAAATGAGCCTTGCCTCGGGCATCAGCCATATCGTCACGGTCACCGATGTGTTCCTGGAGCGAATGTTCCGCCGCATGGGTTGCCCTGGGGAGCGCATCGCCGATCCGCACAGGATCGGCTCCGTCCATGCGGTCGCCATCGCGTGGGAGGTGAGCAGGAACCTGCTCGAAACGATGAAGGCGGTGGCCTCCATCGAGGGCACCGTTCTCGATCGCCCGATGTCGCTTGAAACGGCACGCGCCGCCTGA
- a CDS encoding helix-turn-helix transcriptional regulator, with protein MANQQAVLNLLDIVEYGGCADPERFFALMRRTFNISHLLYLEAESLPDGLRICRLHHTFGAYAAEIYAARGLYRIDPILKLALGGVRPVEWATARRRFPECEPLFEAAEEIGLSTEGVALPLPSPAGRMALLAIGANMSPVEWSAYRRCHLRDFQLAANLFHASMLEHSAMAGALDERDLRLTGRETEVLTWSAAGKSYWEIATILGISERTVRFFMTNARRKLNVVSNTQAVAHAVRHALIPTI; from the coding sequence ATGGCTAATCAACAGGCTGTCCTCAATTTGCTGGATATCGTGGAATATGGAGGTTGCGCAGACCCCGAGCGCTTCTTCGCCCTGATGCGTCGAACCTTCAACATCTCGCATCTCCTGTATCTGGAGGCGGAGTCTCTTCCGGATGGTTTGAGAATCTGCCGCCTGCATCACACTTTCGGCGCCTACGCCGCCGAAATCTACGCCGCCAGGGGGCTTTACAGGATCGACCCGATCCTCAAGCTTGCGCTCGGCGGCGTCAGGCCGGTGGAATGGGCGACAGCGCGGCGCCGCTTTCCGGAATGCGAGCCCCTCTTCGAGGCGGCCGAAGAAATCGGGCTTTCCACCGAAGGCGTGGCCTTACCGCTCCCCTCGCCTGCGGGCCGCATGGCGCTTCTCGCAATCGGTGCAAACATGTCGCCGGTTGAGTGGTCCGCCTACCGCCGCTGCCATCTGCGCGATTTCCAGCTGGCTGCCAACCTCTTCCACGCCTCCATGCTCGAACATTCGGCGATGGCCGGGGCGCTCGACGAGCGCGATCTCCGCCTGACCGGGCGGGAAACGGAGGTGCTCACGTGGTCGGCGGCCGGCAAGAGCTACTGGGAGATCGCAACGATTCTCGGCATATCCGAGCGAACGGTGCGTTTCTTCATGACCAATGCCCGCCGCAAACTCAATGTAGTGTCCAACACGCAAGCTGTAGCGCACGCTGTTCGACATGCTCTGATCCCCACCATCTGA